The Oryza glaberrima chromosome 9, OglaRS2, whole genome shotgun sequence genome includes a window with the following:
- the LOC127784302 gene encoding cytochrome b561, DM13 and DOMON domain-containing protein At5g54830-like — protein MAAAALRLAVIAVAVGALVSSSSSAAVCPHANHTAPFAADFTMLQHQLRGTVRLADDGSCALRLTRFDLLAASPSARFWAARGDSLADLAAGRAFSPHPLNSTFRNATLLLPFSAPLPPLLALFDPDTSSDLGHVFLPVSASASNATDDSGVASPSPSPEPVPTMFDNCLPLAENKYRLRWTLNASAGTVEIGLEAAVGSEYYMAFGWADPKANSPAMIHSDVVVAGFTEEGMPFAEDYYITDYSECTLGTDESPVSGVCPDKVYDEGKNDSMLVYGHRRDGVSFVRYQRKLDTGDTKYDVLVSATEEMAVVWAIGKLRPPDTLRPHYLPQNHGGPRDTTYGFARVNLSETVDSCNGPLDADNKEDQERIIADAKTPLVVTSAPAVRYPNPPNPDKVIYINKKEAPLLKVERGVPVKFSVQAGHDVALYITSDPIGGNATLRNKTEVIYAGSRDAHGVPATPTELLWLPDRNTPDLVYYQSLYEPKMGWKVQVVDGGLSDMYNSSVLLDDQQVTLFWTLSHDSISIAARGEKKSGYLAVGFGSGMLNSYAYVGWVGNDGVGRVKSYWIDGKSAAGIHPTSENLTYVRCRSENGIITFEFTRPLKPSCSGRVECKNIIDPTTPLKVVWAMGASWSGNSLTDSNMHSITSSRPIRVLLLRGSAEAEQDLRPVLAVHGFMMFVAWGILLPGGILAARYLKNLKGDGWYQIHVYLQYSGIAIMFLGVLFAAAELRGFYVSSVHVKFGVTALLLAGLQPLNAYFRPKRPANGEASSWNRVLWEYLHVITGRSAIIVGIVALFTGMKHLGHRYDSENVEELTWALMLWVLSAIVITLYLEYKEVKRRSGDTSSRGHWVLGNTEEDDSVDLLHPDSTDRNSESSPSGVMEVQLEPLAR, from the coding sequence atggccgccgccgccctccgtctCGCCGTAATCGCGGTCGCGGTCGGGGCCctggtgtcgtcgtcgtcgtcggccgccgtgTGCCCGCACGCCAACCACACCGCGCCCTTCGCCGCGGACTTCACCATGCTCCAGCACCAGCTCCGCGGCACGGtccgcctcgccgacgacggctcCTGCGCGCTGCGCCTCACCCGCttcgacctcctcgccgcctccccctccgcgcGCTTCTGGGCGGCGCGGGGGGACtccctcgccgacctcgccgcgggCCGCGCCTTCTCGCCCCACCCGCTCAACTCCACCTTCCGCAACGCCACCCTCCTGCTCCCCTTCTCCGCCCCGCTCCCGCCCCTCCTCGCGCTCTTCGACCCCGACACTTCCTCCGACCTCGGCCACGTCTTCCTccccgtctccgcctccgcctccaacGCCACCGATGATTCCGGCgtcgcctcgccctcgccgtcgccggagcctgTTCCTACCATGTTCGACAACTGCCTCCCTCTCGCCGAGAACAAGTACCGTCTCCGTTGGACGCTCAACGCCTCCGCCGGCACAGTCGAGATCGGCCTCGAGGCCGCCGTGGGCTCCGAGTACTACATGGCGTTCGGGTGGGCTGATCCCAAGGCCAATTCTCCCGCCATGATCCATTCTGATGTTGTCGTCGCCGGATTCACCGAGGAAGGTATGCCATTCGCCGAGGACTACTACATAACCGACTACAGCGAGTGCACGCTGGGGACCGATGAATCGCCGGTATCTGGTGTGTGCCCTGACAAGGTTTATGATGAGGGGAAGAATGATTCCATGCTGGTGTACGGTCACCGGCGGGATGGAGTGTCTTTTGTGAGGTATCAGAGGAAGCTTGACACTGGGGATACCAAGTATGATGTGCTGGTGAGTGCCACGGAGGAGATGGCGGTTGTCTGGGCCATTGGGAAGCTGCGGCCGCCGGATACTCTGAGGCCACACTACCTCCCGCAGAACCATGGGGGGCCGAGGGACACAACCTATGGGTTTGCAAGGGTGAATTTGTCGGAAACGGTGGACAGCTGCAACGGACCATTGGATGCTGACAACAAGGAGGATCAGGAGAGGATCATCGCGGATGCAAAGACACCCCTGGTGGTGACATCTGCTCCAGCCGTCCGCTACCCAAACCCACCAAACCCTGACAAGGTGATTTACATCAACAAGAAGGAGGCTCCTCTGCTGAAGGTTGAGAGAGGTGTGCCAGTGAAGTTCTCAGTGCAGGCTGGGCATGATGTTGCACTTTACATCACGTCGGATCCAATTGGGGGGAATGCTACACTGCGGAATAAAACAGAGGTCATATATGCTGGCAGCCGGGATGCTCATGGTGTACCAGCAACTCCTACAGAGCTGCTTTGGCTGCCTGATCGGAATACACCTGATCTAGTCTACTACCAGTCATTGTATGAACCGAAGATGGGTTGGAAAGTTCAAGTTGTTGATGGAGGCCTTAGTGACATGTATAATAGCAGCGTCCTTTTGGATGATCAGCAGGTTACTCTGTTCTGGACTCTGTCCCATGATTCTATATCTATAGCAGCTCGAGGTGAGAAGAAAAGTGGGTACCTTGCTGTTGGGTTTGGGAGTGGCATGCTGAACAGTTATGCTTATGTTGGCTGGGTTGGCAATGATGGAGTTGGGCGAGTCAAGAGTTACTGGATTGATGGAAAGAGTGCAGCGGGCATCCACCCAACATCTGAGAACTTAACCTACGTCAGGTGTAGGTCAGAAAATGGCATTATTACATTTGAGTTTACTCGTCCTCTTAAGCCTTCCTGTAGTGGAAGGGTAGAGTGTAAGAACATTATTGATCCAACCACGCCCCTTAAGGTCGTTTGGGCTATGGGTGCAAGCTGGTCAGGTAACAGTCTTACAGATAGTAACATGCATTCTATCACAAGCAGTCGCCCCATACGTGTGCTTTTGTTGAGAGGTTCTGCTGAGGCAGAACAGGACTTGCGTCCTGTTCTGGCTGTTCATGGGTTTATGATGTTTGTTGCCTGGGGCATCTTGCTTCCTGGTGGAATACTGGCTGCCCGGTATTTGAAGAACTTGAAAGGTGACGGGTGGTACCAAATACATGTCTATCTGCAATACTCAGGAATTGCTATAATGTTCCTTGGTGTCCTTTTCGCTGCAGCTGAACTCAGAGGTTTTTATGTCAGCTCAGTGCATGTTAAATTTGGTGTCACGGCTCTGCTGTTGGCAGGTCTTCAGCCACTAAATGCCTACTTCCGGCCCAAGAGACCAGCTAATGGGGAGGCTTCATCCTGGAATCGTGTCCTCTGGGAATACCTTCATGTTATCACAGGCAGGTCGGCAATCATAGTCGGAATTGTGGCACTTTTCACTGGAATGAAGCATTTAGGCCATAGGTATGATAGCGAGAATGTAGAGGAGCTCACTTGGGCCTTGATGCTGTGGGTGCTTTCTGCTATAGTTATAACACTTTACTTGGAGTATAAAGAGGTCAAACGGAGGAGCGGCGACACAAGCTCTAGAGGGCACTGGGTATTAGGTAACACCGAGGAAGACGATTCAGTTGATCTTTTGCATCCTGACAGTACAGACAGGAATTCAGAATCAAGTCCTTCTGGTGTGATGGAGGTCCAGCTTGAACCTCTTGCTAGATGA
- the LOC127784304 gene encoding probable purine permease 5 isoform X2, with translation MERDQRRDGDGEGRHHHVVQVPASAEVAAMEETSSEPADRSLRQKAAAMVASSMETYRSKPLSFWLLLVLSAGAMLTAFPASSLLSRLYYNNGGQSKWILSWSAVAGWPLPALLLLPCYLAGKAAPTPLSPKLCAWYALLGLLSAADNLMYAWAYAYLPASTASLVAASSLAFSALFGCAIAKNRMRLSSLNAVVVITAGVVIIALDSGSDRYPGITGRQYALGLVWDVLGSALHGLIFALSELVFVRVLGRRSFHVVLEQQAMVSLCAFAFTTAGLAVSGGGFPAMRREAAAFRHGEASYAMVMVWSAVTFQLGVLGGTGVLFLASTVLAGVLNAVRVPVTSIAAVIWFHDPMSGFKILSLVITVWGFGSYMVGHSSTKKASTN, from the exons atggaGAGGGACcagcgccgcgacggcgacggtgagggaCGCCATCATCATGTCGTCCAGGTCCCAGCGTCAG CAGAAGTTGCAGCAATGGAGGAGACCTCGTCAGAGCCAGCAGATCGCTCTCTGCGTCAGAAGGCAGCAGCGATGGTTGCCTCCTCCATGGAGACGTACCGGAGCAAGCCCTTGTCCTTCTGGCTGCTGCTCGTCCTCAGCGCCGGCGCGATGCTCACGGCGTTCCCGGCGTCGAGCCTCCTGTCGCGGCTGTACTACAACAATGGCGGGCAGAGCAAGTGGATCCTGTCGTGGTCCGCGGTCGCCGGCTGGCCGCTGCCGGCGCTCCTCCTGCTGCCGTGCTACCTCGCCGGcaaggcggcgccgacgccgctgtCGCCGAAGCTGTGCGCCTGGTACGCGCTGCTCGGCCTCCTGAGCGCCGCCGACAACCTCATGTACGCCTGGGCCTACGCCTACCTCCCGGCGTCCACGGCGTCGCTCGTCGCCGCGTCGTCGCTGGCGTTCTCGGCGCTGTTCGGCTGCGCCATCGCGAAGAACAGGATGCGGCTGTCGTCGCTgaacgccgtcgtcgtcataaCCGCCGGCGTGGTGATCATCGCGCTGGACTCCGGGTCGGACAGGTACCCCGGGATCACGGGCAGGCAGTACGCGCTGGGGCTCGTCTGGGACGTGCTCGGGTCGGCGCTCCACGGCCTCATCTTCGCGCTGTCGGAGCTGGTGTTCGTCCGGGTCCTCGGCCGGAGGTCGTTCCACGTCGTGCTGGAGCAGCAGGCGATGGTGTCGCTCTGCGCCTTCGCGTTCACCACCGCCGGGCTCgccgtgagcggcggcggcttcccggcgatgcggcgggaggcggcggcgttcaGGCACGGCGAGGCGTCGTACGCGATGGTGATGGTGTGGTCGGCGGTGACGTTCCAGCTCGGGGTGCTGGGGGGCACCGGCGTGCTGTTCCTGGCGTCGAccgtcctcgccggcgtgcTCAACGCCGTGAGGGTGCCGGTGACGAGCATCGCGGCGGTGATCTGGTTCCATGACCCCATGAGCGGCTTCAAGATCCTGTCTCTGGTCATCACCGTATGGGGGTTCGGCTCCTACATGGTTGGCCACTCCTCTACCAAGAAAGCATCCACAAATTGA
- the LOC127784304 gene encoding probable purine permease 5 isoform X1, with translation MERDQRRDGDGEGRHHHVVQVPASAAEVAAMEETSSEPADRSLRQKAAAMVASSMETYRSKPLSFWLLLVLSAGAMLTAFPASSLLSRLYYNNGGQSKWILSWSAVAGWPLPALLLLPCYLAGKAAPTPLSPKLCAWYALLGLLSAADNLMYAWAYAYLPASTASLVAASSLAFSALFGCAIAKNRMRLSSLNAVVVITAGVVIIALDSGSDRYPGITGRQYALGLVWDVLGSALHGLIFALSELVFVRVLGRRSFHVVLEQQAMVSLCAFAFTTAGLAVSGGGFPAMRREAAAFRHGEASYAMVMVWSAVTFQLGVLGGTGVLFLASTVLAGVLNAVRVPVTSIAAVIWFHDPMSGFKILSLVITVWGFGSYMVGHSSTKKASTN, from the exons atggaGAGGGACcagcgccgcgacggcgacggtgagggaCGCCATCATCATGTCGTCCAGGTCCCAGCGTCAG CAGCAGAAGTTGCAGCAATGGAGGAGACCTCGTCAGAGCCAGCAGATCGCTCTCTGCGTCAGAAGGCAGCAGCGATGGTTGCCTCCTCCATGGAGACGTACCGGAGCAAGCCCTTGTCCTTCTGGCTGCTGCTCGTCCTCAGCGCCGGCGCGATGCTCACGGCGTTCCCGGCGTCGAGCCTCCTGTCGCGGCTGTACTACAACAATGGCGGGCAGAGCAAGTGGATCCTGTCGTGGTCCGCGGTCGCCGGCTGGCCGCTGCCGGCGCTCCTCCTGCTGCCGTGCTACCTCGCCGGcaaggcggcgccgacgccgctgtCGCCGAAGCTGTGCGCCTGGTACGCGCTGCTCGGCCTCCTGAGCGCCGCCGACAACCTCATGTACGCCTGGGCCTACGCCTACCTCCCGGCGTCCACGGCGTCGCTCGTCGCCGCGTCGTCGCTGGCGTTCTCGGCGCTGTTCGGCTGCGCCATCGCGAAGAACAGGATGCGGCTGTCGTCGCTgaacgccgtcgtcgtcataaCCGCCGGCGTGGTGATCATCGCGCTGGACTCCGGGTCGGACAGGTACCCCGGGATCACGGGCAGGCAGTACGCGCTGGGGCTCGTCTGGGACGTGCTCGGGTCGGCGCTCCACGGCCTCATCTTCGCGCTGTCGGAGCTGGTGTTCGTCCGGGTCCTCGGCCGGAGGTCGTTCCACGTCGTGCTGGAGCAGCAGGCGATGGTGTCGCTCTGCGCCTTCGCGTTCACCACCGCCGGGCTCgccgtgagcggcggcggcttcccggcgatgcggcgggaggcggcggcgttcaGGCACGGCGAGGCGTCGTACGCGATGGTGATGGTGTGGTCGGCGGTGACGTTCCAGCTCGGGGTGCTGGGGGGCACCGGCGTGCTGTTCCTGGCGTCGAccgtcctcgccggcgtgcTCAACGCCGTGAGGGTGCCGGTGACGAGCATCGCGGCGGTGATCTGGTTCCATGACCCCATGAGCGGCTTCAAGATCCTGTCTCTGGTCATCACCGTATGGGGGTTCGGCTCCTACATGGTTGGCCACTCCTCTACCAAGAAAGCATCCACAAATTGA
- the LOC127784305 gene encoding uncharacterized protein At2g39795, mitochondrial, giving the protein MARALVRRALSLAAAASSPAKPSFSTAVAPLRSPMDDRLLRLLRSEINYISERRPPYPPPKAFKSFGVEDRPGEQWVRLRATRGAQDEEVKVDATMFDGAAAPPPDAPLFRRVESLERGPRLHLSLIVEVSRADRVLGFICSAWHDELVVRHVLTLRDADGSSTSSGGRDFVKLEARERESVRKFLQEREVDDELAEFLHDYMANKEKMELLRWLKTVESFVEK; this is encoded by the exons ATGGCGCGCGCCCTAGTCCGCCGGgctctctccctcgccgccgcggcctcctccccggcgAAACCATccttctccaccgccgtcgcgccgctgcGCTCCCCGATGGacgaccgcctcctccgcctcctgcgCTCCGAGATCAACTACATCTCCGAACGCCGCCCTCCCTACCCG CCGCCGAAGGCCTTCAAATCGTTCGGGGTGGAGGACCGCCCGGGGGAGCAGTGGGTGCGCCTCCGCGCCACCCGCGGTGCCCAGGACGAGGAGGTCAAGGTCGACGCCACCATgttcgacggcgccgccgccccgcccccaGACGCGCCCCTCTTCCGCCGCGTCGAGTCGCTCGAGCGCGGCCCGCGCCTCCACCTCAGCCTCATCGTCGAGGTCTCCCGGGCGGACCGCGTCCTCGGCTTCATCTGCTCCGCCTGGCACGACGAACTCGTCGTCCGCCACGTCCTCACTCTCCGGGACGCCGATGGCTCCAGCACCAGCAGCGGAGGCCGCGACTTCGT CAAGCTGGAGGCTAGGGAGAGGGAGTCGGTGAGGAAATTCTTgcaggagagggaggtggaTGACGAGCTTGCTGAGTTCTTGCACGACTACATGGCGAACAAGGAAAAGATGGAGCTTCTCCGGTGGTTGAAGACTGTCGAATCATTCGTCGAGAAGTAG
- the LOC127784303 gene encoding uncharacterized protein LOC127784303: MATVGRYMWSRTEHLTLRPPCHGGDPLDAHQPLPWILLDVRAYIADRRNATTAAADLGNGHRIEITIFTAPPPQVSYICAWCPTGDPARIFANEPLVGCVNGDLVFLRLYSEVVYDLVYRAGGRPSLTLIRDPDDVDTASLESDYLRSLDNIALLRRAGGGFYACSLDLDLNRLYGHYKLCLYESIHGDGKWSLESLLLPQLLTAPRQMIVYNTNKVITLDDGQGVVAFIDLKRGIHICNVLAHGCPGSYLPLPPELTNSRMTSSLCRDIAIVNDLLTIVRLRTCFDSDTDCWSWDLSTWSKPVAHLDDNKDWQKGFMVVSSDITVDATCCNVELLPKLEGRPAMAKLQLALPTLSLTDANVVYVMGKVDSSDKKAVVLTVDMANKRLQTVSVYDAERIIDDFDYAYTQSTISQYFTTAAGVKGNLKRPLKFHMQYPHKRLGETISRSDNPIDLHEPLQLDTGSGMGTKDETEDSVIPMDLE, encoded by the exons ATGGCTACCGTCGGCCGCTACATGTGGAGTAGAACCGAGCACCTCACTCTGCGCCCGCCCTGCCATGGCGGGGACCCTCTGGACGCACACCAGCCTCTACCATGGATCCTCCTCGACGTCCGCGCCTAcatcgccgaccgccggaacgccaccaccgccgcggccgatcTCGGCAACGGCCATCGAATCGAGATCACCATCTTCACTGCCCCACCGCCGCAGGTCTCCTACATCTGCGCCTGGTGCCCGACCGGCGACCCCGCCCGGATCTTCGCCAATGAGCCCCTCGTCGGGTGCGTCAACGGCgacctcgtcttcctccgcctCTACAGCGAGGTAGTCTACGATCTCGTCTACCGCGCCGGTGGCCGCCCTTCGCTCACGCTTATCCGGGACCCCGACGACGTCGACACCGCCAGCTTAGAGAGTGACTACCTGCGTTCGCTCGACAACATTGCCCTCCTCCGtcgtgccggcggcggcttctACGCCTGCTCTCTGGATCTGGACCTCAATCGTCTGTATGGCCACTACAAACTCTGCCTTTATGAGTCCATCCATGGCGATGGCAAGTGGAGCCTGGAGAGCCTCCTTCTACCCCAGTTGCTCACGGCACCGCGTCAAATGATCGTCTATAACACGAACAAGGTGATTACTCTGGATGATGGACAGGGAGTAGTGGCCTTCATTGATCTCAAGCGGGGAATCCACATCTGCAACGTGCTCGCCCATGGCTGTCCTGGAAGTTACCTGCCACTGCCGCCAGAGCTCACCAACTCTCGAATGACCTCATCGCTTTGCCGGGACATTGCCATCGTTAATGATCTTCTCACCATTGTCAGACTGCGTACTTGCTTTGATTCAGACACTGATTGCTGGTCCTGGGATCTGTCCACATGGAGCAAACCGGTGGCTCATCTGGACGACAACAAGGACTGGCAAAAGGGCTTCATGGTAGTTTCTAGTGACATCACGGTTGACGCCACTTGTTGCAACGTCGAGCTCCTGCCTAAGCTGGAGGGTCGCCCGGCCATGGCAAAGCTGCAGCTAGCTCTTCCTACGCTCAGCTTGACGGATGCTAATGTTGTCTACGTCATGGGCAAGGTTGACTCCTCTGACAAGAAGGCGGTGGTGTTGACGGTTGACATGGCCAACAAAAGGCTTCAAACGGTGTCTGTGTATGATGCCGAGAGGATCATCGACGACTTTGATTACGCGTACACGCAGTCTACCATCTCCCAATATTTCACTACAGCTGCAG GTGTAAAGGGAAACCTGAAGAGACCTTTGAAATTTCATATGCAATATCCTCACAAGCGGCTGGGTGAAACAATCAGCAGGAGCGATAATCCTATTGACTTGCATGAGCCATTGCAACTGGATACTGGATCTGGTATGGGAACTAAAGACGAAACTGAAGACAGCGTTATTCCTATGGACTTGGAATAG